A window of Thermoproteus sp. genomic DNA:
CCGCCACGTCTATTGGGTCTGGCACCTCCAACAACGACTTATAGAACTTGAACTGCCTTCCCCAAGCCTCGACTACGTCGTATTTCGGATTTATGAAATATACGGCGCCCTTAAACCTATTTGCGAGGTTTTCAAAGAGGACGTAGCCCACAGATGCTTGTTTCGGCGAGGCGCCCACTACCGCGACTGATCTAGGCGAGATGAGCGGCGTCAAGTCCTCCTCTTTCGACATAAGCCTCTAGGAGCTGTGGGCTTATAAATTTTATTAGGTACAATTTTTAGCAGAAATAGATCTTTTATTCTTATTTAATGAAAATTTTATTATCTTTCAAAAGAATATATTAGAAAACATAAAAGGTGAATATAGTGAATATATAGATATATTTAGTTCGACAAAAGCGCGGCTGGCGTTGCGCGTATACTGGAACTTATCTAAAGCAGATATATGGCCGTCTTGGATTGATCTCGTGGGCTTGAAAGTCAATTTGCTCGCCGTTTTGGGGCAAGACATCGGTCTCCTCGGCGAGATTGCCGCGGCCCGTCTGCTCCCCGACGCGGGCAGGGGCGACGCTGTCGCTATGCTCCTAGAGGGCCTTCTGGCCTACGAGCGGCTCCCCGACGTGGAGCCAAGGGGGCTGGAATATAGAGGGAGGGGTTACATATCGGCCTTTATAGATGAAGCCTGGCCGGTCCACAAGAGCTGGTTTGTGCCTGCTCTCTCTCCCGAGGGCTATAGGCTACTTTTAGATCCGCCTAGAGGTCTCGTGAGGTATATAGGCAAGGACGACGGGAGGTTTTTGGCAGTCCTCAAGGCTGGCCTCGGCGAGCTGACCCGGTATGTAATGGACGGCGAGGAGCCCCTCCACTTGGTGGGCGCCGACTTCACGGCCGAGGAGTTGAAAATTGCGAGGAGGCTCTACGGGTCTCTGAGCGCTCTCGCAGAGGAGGAACAAATCGAGGTGATTGAGACCTTGAGGCAGGTGGACCTCCTCTTTGAGAGAGACGGCGCCATATATCACGTGGAGGTCAAGACGGGCTATAAGTTCAAGCCCGCTAAACTCAAAAGGAAGCAGATGGTGCTGGAGGCGAGACAGAGGGTGTTGAGGGCGCTAGGGCTTAAACCCGCTCTGGTGTATATAACTCCAAGAGACAACTGGGAGCTAGACGTAATGGTGCTTGAAGGAGACGGCGAGGCGGAACGCCAATAGGAGGCCTATTTGCTCTTGAATTTCTTTAAGCGGAGGTTTCTGCTCTTACACCTCCTACACTTCACCGCATCGGGCGGGTTTTTGGCTCCGCAATTGCGGCATACCTTATAGTTGAACCTATGTTCCAATACTATCCTCAACTTCTCGGGGTCTAGAGTAATAGGCATAGCCCCGCCTTATGCGCCATATTTAAGTTTTATTCCTCTACTACATCTATGGCCTTCACGGGACAAGCCATCATGCCCCTTACGGCCTCGGGGGCGAGCTCGTCGGGGATTAGGCCCTCGTAGGGCGAGCCGCCTCTATAGCGCCCAGCCACTTCGGCTTTGCCCTCCGGCCCCTCCACGAAGAGGTTTGGAGCTAAGACATAACAAAGCCCACAGGCGAAGCAGTCCGAACTCTTTATGAGTACCTTCAGCACTAATCCGAAATGGCGAGGGCTATTAAGCTGTTAGCGCCTTATGTAGAACTTAGGCGGCTCTATCCTCTCGCTGTGGCAGACCGGACACTTTGAGGGCTTTTTGAGCCTCTCCCTATCTCTGAACTCGTAGCCGCAGTTCCTACATCTGGCCGGCACCACCATCAACTTGTAGCTCTGCCGCTTCAAGGTTCTGGCCACATGTTCCAACTCTTCATAGATCTCGGAGGGCTGCAGGTCGAGGCCGGCGAGCTCTCTAATTTGATATACATCGAGAGGCTCTTTAGAGGATAAAAGGACTCTTATTATCCTCTCTCTGTCTGTCAGGAATTCGGTCATTTAGTCATGACGGCGCTTTGGAGCCACAAGAGTTTGAACTTGCCTCCGCTCTTCAATATGGCGAATGTGAATATGTGCTTGTCGGGACTCCCGCCGTAGGTTGCCTCGATCCTCAAGAAACGTGCCCTCTCAGGCGACTCGGCGGGGTCCACGTTGGCGTCTAGATAGGACACGTCCCTGACCTGAAAGCCGACGGCGGCCAGACGATCCTTGGCGCAATCGCCGAGCTGGGCCGGGCTGTCGGTCATACAGGGGTTCTTGTCGAACTCCTCCTTGACCTTTCCATGTAGGACGGAAATTTCGGCG
This region includes:
- a CDS encoding 50S ribosomal protein L40e, with amino-acid sequence MPITLDPEKLRIVLEHRFNYKVCRNCGAKNPPDAVKCRRCKSRNLRLKKFKSK
- a CDS encoding ferredoxin, which gives rise to MLKVLIKSSDCFACGLCYVLAPNLFVEGPEGKAEVAGRYRGGSPYEGLIPDELAPEAVRGMMACPVKAIDVVEE
- a CDS encoding transcriptional regulator; the encoded protein is MTEFLTDRERIIRVLLSSKEPLDVYQIRELAGLDLQPSEIYEELEHVARTLKRQSYKLMVVPARCRNCGYEFRDRERLKKPSKCPVCHSERIEPPKFYIRR